One region of Spiroplasma endosymbiont of Asaphidion curtum genomic DNA includes:
- the parC gene encoding DNA topoisomerase IV subunit A gives MRNNRNSVVHELDEIVAERFGLYAKYIIQERALPDVRDGLKPVQRRILYAMNNLGLFFDRPHKKSVRVVGEVIGKYHPHGDVPIYEAMVRMAQPWKLRVPLIDGHGNFGSIDGDSAAAMRYTETRLNAISKYLLQDLDKKTVGWVPNFDDSETEPTVLPAYFPNLLLNGCMGIAAGYATNIPPHNLSELIVALVHRLNNPECSLKEIMKIIKGPDLPTGGIIQGWDGILNAYKTGRGKIIIRSKMELQGTPRHQKWVIKELPYEVVKSDLVTRIADIKEEQKLSGIKDIIDLSDMSGVHIEINLQQDADAETIRKYLLKHSNLQISYNLNMVVLEDNKPICAGILNLLDAYLKHQFDIVQKRTKYDLEKAIVRLEIVSGLIKVTTILDKVIVTIRKSTDKANAKKNLIKTYHFTELQAEAIVSLRLYRLTSTDVNALKEEEKALQKEIRTWQEIVKKKEKQKALIIQQLQTISQEFNSPRKTVIENMVEEIIIEKTEIINEENIFVTISRDGYIKVINEKVVAKQDMKDYGRKPLDINVASLSTTSLSTLLLFTSQGNYCIVPLHKVKESRWKDIGHHVNNFSTMTGDERVLGVILINDFDIQDQFVILATKLGFIKRTVISHFTATRISKAFKAINLQPNDEVVGFDLSNGKKQVILTTKKGLVVRYDENDIAIISPKTKGVKAINLKDDDKVVSLNVVNDEHDSYVSFTTAGVKKIKINNIPLLHRPAKGVHSFKITKTIIPYVITAFVIPNNSKVHILTKNNTIENFAISKVHYGRLLESVSDFLGDVNVEWIQDDRYYDLRKHNLQSTSLTSSSKKNKQINSKIHHSSLKKGKISSANDQISLLMDDILDD, from the coding sequence ATGAGAAATAACAGAAATAGTGTGGTTCACGAATTAGATGAAATTGTTGCTGAACGGTTTGGTTTATATGCGAAATATATTATTCAAGAACGAGCATTGCCTGATGTTCGCGATGGTTTAAAACCAGTGCAAAGAAGAATTTTATATGCAATGAATAATTTAGGGTTATTTTTTGATCGACCTCACAAAAAATCAGTTCGGGTTGTTGGTGAAGTAATTGGTAAATATCATCCTCATGGTGATGTTCCAATTTATGAAGCAATGGTGCGAATGGCACAACCTTGAAAGTTAAGAGTACCATTAATTGATGGTCATGGTAATTTTGGTTCCATTGATGGTGATTCAGCAGCGGCAATGCGATATACCGAAACGCGTTTAAATGCAATTTCTAAGTATTTATTACAAGACTTGGATAAAAAAACTGTTGGTTGAGTCCCTAACTTTGATGATTCTGAAACTGAACCAACAGTATTACCAGCGTATTTTCCTAATTTGCTTTTAAATGGTTGTATGGGTATTGCTGCTGGTTATGCAACAAATATTCCACCTCACAACTTATCGGAATTAATTGTTGCCTTAGTTCATCGTCTTAATAATCCTGAATGTTCATTAAAAGAAATTATGAAAATTATTAAAGGGCCTGATTTACCTACTGGTGGTATTATTCAAGGATGGGATGGAATATTAAATGCTTATAAAACTGGTCGTGGTAAGATTATTATTCGTAGTAAAATGGAATTACAAGGAACACCGCGTCATCAAAAATGAGTTATTAAAGAGTTGCCTTATGAAGTTGTTAAAAGTGATTTAGTAACGCGAATTGCGGATATTAAAGAAGAACAAAAACTTAGTGGTATTAAGGATATTATTGATTTAAGTGATATGTCAGGAGTTCATATTGAAATTAATTTACAACAGGATGCTGATGCCGAGACGATTCGTAAATATTTATTAAAACATAGTAATTTACAAATATCTTACAATCTTAATATGGTTGTTCTTGAAGATAACAAACCAATTTGTGCGGGGATATTAAACTTATTAGATGCTTATTTAAAACATCAATTTGATATTGTTCAAAAAAGAACTAAATATGACTTAGAAAAAGCGATTGTTCGTTTAGAAATTGTTAGTGGTTTAATTAAAGTTACAACAATTTTGGATAAAGTTATTGTTACGATTCGTAAATCAACTGATAAGGCTAATGCTAAGAAAAATTTAATTAAAACTTATCATTTTACGGAATTACAAGCAGAAGCTATTGTTTCGTTACGATTGTATCGGTTAACATCAACTGATGTTAATGCTTTAAAAGAAGAAGAAAAAGCTTTACAGAAAGAAATTAGAACTTGACAAGAAATTGTTAAGAAAAAAGAAAAACAAAAAGCTTTGATTATTCAACAATTACAAACTATTTCACAAGAATTTAATTCGCCGCGAAAAACAGTTATTGAGAATATGGTGGAAGAAATTATTATTGAAAAAACAGAAATAATTAATGAAGAAAATATTTTTGTTACGATATCTCGTGATGGTTATATTAAAGTTATTAATGAAAAAGTAGTTGCTAAACAAGATATGAAAGATTATGGACGAAAACCTTTAGATATTAATGTTGCTTCATTATCAACTACTTCATTAAGTACTTTGTTACTATTTACTAGTCAAGGTAATTATTGTATTGTTCCTTTACATAAAGTAAAAGAAAGTCGTTGAAAGGATATCGGACACCATGTTAATAACTTTTCAACAATGACTGGTGATGAAAGAGTTCTTGGCGTGATATTAATTAATGATTTTGATATTCAAGACCAATTTGTTATTTTAGCAACTAAGTTAGGATTTATTAAAAGAACTGTTATTAGTCATTTTACAGCAACAAGAATATCTAAGGCTTTTAAAGCGATTAATTTGCAACCCAATGATGAGGTTGTTGGTTTTGATTTAAGTAATGGTAAAAAACAAGTTATTTTAACAACTAAAAAAGGTCTTGTTGTTAGATATGATGAAAATGATATTGCGATTATTAGCCCCAAAACTAAAGGTGTTAAAGCGATTAATTTAAAAGATGATGATAAAGTTGTATCATTAAATGTTGTTAATGATGAGCATGATAGTTATGTTTCTTTTACTACAGCGGGGGTTAAAAAAATTAAAATTAATAATATTCCTTTACTACATCGTCCAGCGAAAGGGGTTCATTCTTTTAAAATAACTAAAACTATTATTCCCTATGTAATTACAGCGTTTGTAATTCCTAATAATAGTAAAGTTCATATTTTAACTAAAAATAATACGATTGAAAATTTTGCGATTAGTAAAGTTCATTATGGTCGTTTATTAGAAAGTGTTAGTGATTTTTTAGGTGATGTTAATGTGGAATGAATTCAAGATGACCGTTATTATGACTTAAGAAAGCATAATTTACAGTCCACATCATTAACTTCTTCTAGTAAAAAAAATAAACAAATTAATTCAAAAATTCATCATTCTTCTTTAAAAAAAGGTAAAATATCTAGTGCTAATGATCAAATATCATTATTAATGGATGATATTTTAGATGATTAA
- a CDS encoding alpha/beta hydrolase produces the protein MQELKILSFDNSELHLYIWDQVSKPKGVIQLVHGSSEYTFRYDEFAKYLNANGWIVIGNDLRGHGKTVTDKDHLGFFSVKDGWDKLVLDLKVVNDYIVHNYPKLGITMLGQSMGSFLARHYATSYSYTIESLVICATTWKSKMQLWIGKFIAKYLQKRQPLHAPSNFINNLTYKKFSKKIKEKDNDLAWLTRDKNIQEKFRNDPLTGQIFTASAFKDMFIGLLYIMKKKNIIKTRKTLPIFFIGGINDPAGNFGKGVKKTARKYRQYGFKKTSILLYSGMRHEILNEIGKEQVYQDVLNFINKYNSK, from the coding sequence ATGCAAGAATTAAAAATTTTATCGTTTGATAATAGTGAACTTCATTTATATATATGAGATCAAGTTAGTAAGCCTAAAGGGGTCATACAATTAGTTCATGGATCTAGTGAATATACTTTTCGTTATGATGAATTTGCTAAGTATTTAAATGCTAATGGTTGAATCGTTATTGGTAATGATCTTCGTGGACACGGAAAAACGGTTACTGATAAAGACCACTTAGGTTTTTTTAGTGTTAAGGATGGTTGAGATAAGCTGGTATTAGATTTAAAAGTAGTGAATGATTATATTGTTCATAATTATCCTAAATTAGGAATTACAATGTTAGGGCAATCAATGGGTTCATTTTTAGCGAGACATTATGCAACATCATACTCTTATACTATTGAATCATTAGTTATTTGTGCAACAACTTGAAAATCAAAAATGCAATTATGAATTGGCAAATTTATTGCTAAATATTTACAAAAACGACAACCATTACATGCTCCGAGTAATTTTATTAATAATTTAACTTATAAAAAATTTAGTAAGAAAATTAAAGAAAAAGATAATGATTTAGCTTGACTAACTCGTGATAAAAATATTCAAGAAAAATTTAGAAATGATCCCTTAACAGGACAAATATTTACTGCTAGTGCTTTTAAAGATATGTTTATAGGTTTATTGTATATTATGAAAAAGAAAAATATTATTAAAACTCGGAAAACTTTACCAATATTTTTTATTGGCGGAATCAATGATCCGGCCGGTAATTTTGGTAAAGGTGTTAAAAAAACTGCAAGAAAATATCGTCAATATGGTTTTAAAAAAACAAGCATTTTATTATATTCAGGAATGCGTCACGAAATTTTAAATGAAATTGGTAAAGAACAAGTATATCAAGATGTTTTAAATTTTATTAATAAGTATAATAGTAAATAA
- the parE gene encoding DNA topoisomerase IV subunit B — MLNSYDESSIQVLEGLDGVRKRPSMYIGSKDRKGWHHLVWEIFDNSIDEALAGYCNEIKITIKKDDSIIVEDNGRGIPTGMHKKGKSTPEVIFTMLHSGGKFDGNSYKTSGGLHGVGASVVNALSEFCYVTIYRDKKIYEIGFKNGGHLARHLKLIGKTIKTGTVVHFRPDSTIFNNFKFSYSMICERARESALLISGLKIIVVDEHSKKEEQFCFTNGLEEFVKYLIADEKTISPIMLLKGEMDNIQLEVGMQYSNAYSENIISFANNVKTIDGGTHVIGFRTAITKVINDYARTENLLKEKEKNFEGSDVREGLTAVISVRIPENMIQYEGQTKSKLGTNEIKNIVDSIVTKQFSFWLQENKTVAYEILTKIIKTREAREAARKAREQARGQRQSKGLKDRMLIGKLAPAQNRNPNKNELFLVEGDSAGGTAKMGRARSFQAILSLKGKIINAEKSNLATLLKNPEINMITNAIGGGIGEHFDLDDVNYDKIIIMTDADVDGAHIQILLLTFFYRYMKPLMVAQKIYLALPPLYKISNKKASEISYAWSQKDLYKQLEKQTKSEIQRYKGLGEMNADQLWTTTMNPETRQLVQVTIGDRHKAEKKIITLMGDDSDKRKKWIEDNINFTLDLVHNL; from the coding sequence ATGCTAAATAGCTATGATGAATCTTCAATTCAAGTTCTTGAAGGATTAGATGGTGTTCGTAAACGACCGTCGATGTACATTGGGTCAAAAGATAGGAAAGGATGGCATCATCTCGTATGAGAGATTTTTGATAATTCGATTGATGAAGCATTAGCTGGGTATTGTAATGAAATTAAGATTACTATTAAAAAAGATGATTCAATTATTGTTGAAGACAATGGTCGGGGAATTCCTACCGGAATGCATAAAAAAGGAAAATCAACACCAGAAGTTATTTTTACAATGTTACATTCTGGTGGTAAATTTGATGGTAATAGTTATAAAACATCAGGTGGTTTACACGGTGTTGGAGCATCAGTTGTTAATGCGTTAAGTGAATTTTGTTATGTAACAATTTATCGTGATAAAAAAATTTACGAAATTGGTTTTAAAAATGGAGGTCATTTAGCACGACATTTAAAATTAATTGGTAAAACAATAAAAACTGGTACTGTAGTTCATTTTCGCCCTGATAGTACCATATTTAATAATTTTAAGTTTTCATATTCAATGATTTGTGAGCGAGCTCGCGAGTCAGCATTATTGATTAGTGGTTTAAAAATTATTGTTGTTGATGAACATAGTAAAAAAGAAGAACAATTTTGTTTTACTAATGGTTTAGAGGAATTTGTTAAATATTTAATCGCTGATGAAAAAACTATTAGTCCAATTATGCTTTTAAAAGGTGAAATGGATAATATTCAATTAGAAGTTGGAATGCAATATAGTAATGCTTATAGTGAAAATATTATTAGTTTTGCTAATAATGTTAAAACTATTGATGGGGGGACCCATGTTATTGGTTTTCGTACTGCCATAACGAAAGTTATTAATGATTATGCTAGAACAGAAAATCTCTTAAAAGAAAAAGAAAAAAACTTTGAAGGTAGTGATGTTCGTGAAGGATTAACAGCAGTTATTTCGGTACGGATTCCTGAAAATATGATTCAATATGAAGGACAAACTAAAAGTAAATTAGGAACTAATGAAATTAAAAATATTGTTGATAGTATTGTCACTAAACAATTTTCTTTTTGATTACAAGAAAATAAGACTGTTGCTTATGAAATTTTAACAAAGATTATTAAGACTAGAGAAGCAAGAGAAGCTGCAAGAAAGGCTCGCGAACAGGCAAGAGGACAACGACAATCAAAAGGTTTAAAAGACCGAATGTTAATTGGCAAGTTAGCACCAGCACAAAACCGGAATCCTAATAAAAATGAATTATTTCTTGTTGAGGGTGATTCTGCTGGTGGCACTGCTAAAATGGGGCGAGCGCGAAGTTTTCAAGCCATTTTATCTTTAAAAGGCAAAATAATTAATGCTGAAAAATCTAATTTAGCAACATTATTAAAAAATCCTGAAATTAATATGATTACTAATGCTATTGGTGGTGGCATTGGTGAGCATTTTGATTTAGATGATGTTAATTACGATAAAATTATTATTATGACAGATGCTGATGTTGATGGGGCACATATCCAAATTTTATTATTAACTTTCTTTTATCGTTATATGAAGCCTTTAATGGTTGCACAAAAGATTTATTTAGCATTACCACCGTTATATAAAATTAGTAACAAAAAAGCTAGTGAAATTAGTTATGCTTGAAGTCAAAAAGATTTATATAAGCAATTGGAAAAACAAACTAAAAGTGAAATTCAGCGCTATAAAGGACTTGGAGAAATGAATGCCGATCAATTATGAACAACAACAATGAATCCAGAAACTAGACAACTAGTGCAAGTTACTATTGGTGATCGTCATAAAGCTGAAAAAAAGATTATTACTTTAATGGGTGATGATAGTGATAAACGCAAAAAATGAATTGAAGATAACATTAATTTTACATTAGACTTGGTACATAACCTTTAA